From Acipenser ruthenus chromosome 23, fAciRut3.2 maternal haplotype, whole genome shotgun sequence, the proteins below share one genomic window:
- the LOC117412935 gene encoding SH3 domain-binding glutamic acid-rich-like protein 3 codes for MTVKIYYTTVTASREVKSQQAEVMRILESKSIQFELIDISQDSSLREEMRAKAGNPTAVPPLMFNGDQYCGDYKMFAEAVEDDAVEKFLKLA; via the exons ATGACCGTTAAAATCTATTACACCACCGTTACCGCATCCAGAGAG GTGAAGTCCCAGCAGGCGGAGGTGATGCGGATCCTGGAGAGTAAGAGCATTCAGTTCGAGCTCATCGATATCTCCCAGGACAGCTCTCTGCGGGAGGAAATGAGGGCCAAGGCAGGGAACCCCACTGCCGTGCCCCCCCTGATGTTCAACGGGGACCAGTACTGTGGA GACTACAAGATGTTTGCAGAGGCGGTAGAAGATGACGCCGTGGAAAAGTTCCTGAAACTCGCTTGA
- the LOC117412934 gene encoding UBX domain-containing protein 11-like, producing MSSPLSSLGKFRRTPLPESQNHRGKQVPFKPNPYSDDEVALLNDILSPGLAAPSSVASDGSSTSRSKATLHKSSTKGSSPNDFELMSTMMQKLTQLEQRAVTQAQDIKQKDKKIAVLEEKLKILQKSKEGTSTEPSKTEELERTCLQLQNQVWEMEQFLNDYGMVWIGDKRERRDVYPQEEDERREKAHSSSQHLWQPGRSVVKDFRMDFNLVQKNIRDLNVLAGEGEAHVKHTVGGARLERHAPIPLTLFQNGILMFNGPFRSYEEPTTQQCMQDIMDGYFPTELQNRFPDGVPFQLSDKRDVVFRERQRWGEFPGAGQAVGSRTGPASDPASQPVQETSHLPGHRLSVGQFLNKLPKTVIKEGKVIDIRGTIEQNLQGSSSSQSPSVILIETPSLVALKERLEADEKSRPATAKDVSTLRVKSEDGEQTFILKMHFSETIGQLRAYLNQHRGEEQHLYDIVSSFPQQRYSDDSKTLRECGLVPNATLLLRNRNPS from the exons ATGAGCTCTCCGCTTTCCTCCCTGGGAAAGTTCAGAAGGACTCCACTGCCAGAAtcacagaatcacag GGGGAAGCAAGTCCCCTTTAAACCGAACCCCTACTCAG ATGATGAAGTTGCTCTGTTGAATGACATCCTAAGTCCAGGGCTGGCCGCACCTTCTTCTGTGGCTTCTGATGGCTCTTCCACTTCCAGGTCAAAGGCCACACTCCATAAAAGCAGCACCAAGG GCTCTTCACCCAATGATTTTGAGCTGATGTCTACCATGATGCAGAAACTGACTCAGCTGGAGCAGAGAGCTGTAACCCAAGCCCAGGACATCAAACAAAAg GATAAAAAGATTGCCGTCCTTGAAGAAAAGTTAAAGATCCTCCAGAAGTCAAAAG AGGGGACCTCCACAGAGCCGAGCAAGACTGAGGAGCTTGAGAGGACATGTCTTCAGCTACAGAACCAGGTGTGGGAGATGGAG CAATTTTTGAACGACTACGGGATGGTTTGGATCGGAGACAAAAGGGAGCGCCGTGATGTTTACCCACAGGAAGAGGACGAGCGCAGAGAGAAAGCACATAGCAGCAGCCAGCACCTGTGGCAGCCAG GGCGCTCAGTAGTGAAGGATTTCCGCATGGATTTCAACCTGGTCCAGAAGAACATCAGAGACCTGAACGTGCTGGCTGGGGAAGGGGAGGCGCACGTCAAGCACACTGTGGGAGGAGCCAGGCTGGAGCGCCACGCCCCCATCCCGCTCACCCTCTTCCAGAACGGGATCCTGATGTTTAACGGTCCGTTTCGCTCTTACGAGGAACCCACCACACAG CAATGTATGCAGGATATAATGGATGGGTACTTCCCCACTGAACTGCAAAACAGATTCCCTGATGGGGTTCCCTTCCAG CTGTCTGATAAACGCGATGTGGTTTTCCGAGAGAGGCAGCGGTGGGGTGAGTTCCCTGGTGCAGGGCAGGCTGTGGGCAGCAGAACCGGGCCAGCTTCTGACCCAGCTTCACAACCTGTGCAGGAGACCAGCCACCTACCAG GTCACAGGCTGTCTGTgggtcagtttttaaataaacttcccaAGACTGTGATAAAGGAAGGAAAGGTGATCGACATCCGAGGGACCATCGAGCAAAACCTCCAG GGTTCATCTTCCTCTCAGAGTCCCAGTGTGATCCTGATAGAAACCCCCTCTCTTGTGGCATTGAAAGAGAG GCTAGAAGCGGATGAGAAGAGCAGACCTGCCACTGCCAAGGACGTCTCCACGCTGCGGGTGAAATCAGAAGATGGGGAGCAGACTTTCATTCTGAAGATGCACTTCTCAGAAACGATAGGGCAGCTCCGTGCCTACCTGAACCAGCACAG GGGGGAAGAGCAGCACCTCTATGACATCGTCAGCTCTTTCCCTCAGCAGAGGTACAGTGACGACTCAAAGACTCTGAGGGAGTGTGGTCTGGTACCCAACGCTACCCTCCTCCTGAGAAACAGGAATCCGTCGTAG
- the LOC117413090 gene encoding tRNA selenocysteine 1-associated protein 1-like isoform X1, with protein sequence MSSLWMGNLEPYMDEKFVSRAFATMGELVKGVRIIRNKMTGSAAGYCFVELADEATAERCLLKINGKPLPGATPPKRFKLNRATYGKQGDSSPEYSLFVGDLTPEVDDGMLYEFFLKRYVSCRGAKVVLDQQGNSRGCGFVKFMDENEQKRVLKECQGSLGLGGKPLRLSLAVTKASKPAPPVASYPQTYNYNQLPYNQYYQEYQEYQEYQNYYANWGYDQNTGSYSYSYPQYGYTQSAMQSYEEVDDDALEDPTPQIDVEEANRQFMEQSEELYDALMDCHWQPLDTVSSEIPAAL encoded by the exons ATGAGTAGCCTGTGGATGGGAAAT CTTGAGCCGTACATGGATGAGAAGTTTGTCTCCCGTGCCTTCGCCACCATGGGGGAGCTTGTCAAGGGAGTCCGAATCATTCGAAACAAAATGACTGG GTCAGCAGCGGGTTACTGCTTTGTAGAGCTTGCAGATGAAGCGACGGCAGAACGATGCCTTCTTAAAATCAATGGGAAACCCCTGCCAGGGGCAACGCCT ccTAAAAGATTTAAGTTAAACCGGGCCACTTATGGAAAACAGGGTGATAGCAG CCCTGAGTATTCCCTGTTTGTTGGTGATCTGACTCCTGAAGTAGATGATGGGATGCTCTATGAATTTTTCCTGAAGCGATACGTGTCCTGCCGGGGAGCGAAAGTGGTTTTGGACCAGCAGGGCAACTCCAG AGGCTGCGGTTTTGTGAAGTTTATGGATGAAAATGAACAGAAACGGGTTCTTAAGGAGTGCCAGGGATCActggggctcggaggaaagccgTTACGGTTAAGTCTGGCTGTAACTAAAGC gagtAAGCCAGCGCCACCTGTAGCAAGCTATCCCCAAACCTACAACTACAACCAACTACCATACAACCAGTATTACCAGGAGTACCAGGAGTACCAGGAGTACCAGAATTACTACGCTAACTGGGGCTATGATCAGAACACAGGGAGCTACAGCTACAGCTATCCCCAGTATGGGTACACACAGAGCGCCATGCAG TCCTATGAAGAAGTAGATGATGATGCCCTTGAAG ATCCAACCCCCCAGATTGATGTTGAAGAAGCCAACCGGCAGTTTATGGAGCAAAGCGAGGAGCTGTATGACGCACTAATGGACTGTCACTGGCAGCCTTTGGACACGGTGTCTTCAGAAATCCCAGCTGCGCTCTAG
- the LOC117413090 gene encoding tRNA selenocysteine 1-associated protein 1-like isoform X2 — protein MDEKFVSRAFATMGELVKGVRIIRNKMTGSAAGYCFVELADEATAERCLLKINGKPLPGATPPKRFKLNRATYGKQGDSSPEYSLFVGDLTPEVDDGMLYEFFLKRYVSCRGAKVVLDQQGNSRGCGFVKFMDENEQKRVLKECQGSLGLGGKPLRLSLAVTKASKPAPPVASYPQTYNYNQLPYNQYYQEYQEYQEYQNYYANWGYDQNTGSYSYSYPQYGYTQSAMQSYEEVDDDALEDPTPQIDVEEANRQFMEQSEELYDALMDCHWQPLDTVSSEIPAAL, from the exons ATGGATGAGAAGTTTGTCTCCCGTGCCTTCGCCACCATGGGGGAGCTTGTCAAGGGAGTCCGAATCATTCGAAACAAAATGACTGG GTCAGCAGCGGGTTACTGCTTTGTAGAGCTTGCAGATGAAGCGACGGCAGAACGATGCCTTCTTAAAATCAATGGGAAACCCCTGCCAGGGGCAACGCCT ccTAAAAGATTTAAGTTAAACCGGGCCACTTATGGAAAACAGGGTGATAGCAG CCCTGAGTATTCCCTGTTTGTTGGTGATCTGACTCCTGAAGTAGATGATGGGATGCTCTATGAATTTTTCCTGAAGCGATACGTGTCCTGCCGGGGAGCGAAAGTGGTTTTGGACCAGCAGGGCAACTCCAG AGGCTGCGGTTTTGTGAAGTTTATGGATGAAAATGAACAGAAACGGGTTCTTAAGGAGTGCCAGGGATCActggggctcggaggaaagccgTTACGGTTAAGTCTGGCTGTAACTAAAGC gagtAAGCCAGCGCCACCTGTAGCAAGCTATCCCCAAACCTACAACTACAACCAACTACCATACAACCAGTATTACCAGGAGTACCAGGAGTACCAGGAGTACCAGAATTACTACGCTAACTGGGGCTATGATCAGAACACAGGGAGCTACAGCTACAGCTATCCCCAGTATGGGTACACACAGAGCGCCATGCAG TCCTATGAAGAAGTAGATGATGATGCCCTTGAAG ATCCAACCCCCCAGATTGATGTTGAAGAAGCCAACCGGCAGTTTATGGAGCAAAGCGAGGAGCTGTATGACGCACTAATGGACTGTCACTGGCAGCCTTTGGACACGGTGTCTTCAGAAATCCCAGCTGCGCTCTAG
- the LOC117412963 gene encoding syntaxin-12-like: protein MSYGNADSYRSQPRDFNALIQICSSNIQKVTHNTAQIKSMVSQLGTKQDNSDLQDRLHQLQHYTNQLAKETNRHLKELGSLPLPLSPSEQRLQKMQKERLMNEFSAALNNFQAVQRRAAEKGKETVARARAGSRLSTGELHKDEPLVSFESNDDWAQTQAQEEEVAITEEDLELIKERETAIRQLESDILDVNQIFKDLAVMIHDQGDMIDSIEANVESAEVHVERGAEQLQRASYYQQKSRKKICILAIVLSLVGVALGLIIWQTTR from the exons ATGTCGTACGGGAACGCAGACAGCTATCGCTCCCAGCCCCGGGACTTCAATGCTCTCATCCAGATATGCAGCTCCAACATCCAGAAAGTCACGCACAACA CTGCTCAGATCAAGAGCATGGTGAGCCAGCTGGGAACGAAGCAGGATAACAGTGATCTGCAGGACAGGCT ACATCAGCTGCAGCACTACACAAACCAGCTGGCCAAGGAGACCAACAGACACCTGAAGGAGCTGGGCTCCCTGCCACTGCCCCTTTCCCCTTCAGAGCAG AGGCTGCAGAAAATGCAGAAAGAGCGTCTCATGAATGAGTTCTCCGCGGCGCTCAATAACTTCCAGGCAGTCCAGCGAAGAGCGGCGGAGAAGGGGAAGGAGACGGTGGCCAGAGCCAGGGCAGGGTCCCGCCTCTCG ACAGGTGAATTACACAAAGATGAGCCGCTTGTGTCATTTGAAAG TAACGATGACTGGGCACAGACTCAGGCGCAGGAAGAGGAGGTTGCCATCACTGAGGAGGACTTGGAACTCATCAAAGAGAGGGAGACTGCTATCCGACAGCTGGAG TCTGATATATTGGATGTGAACCAGATTTTTAAAGATTTAGCCGTGATGATTCATGACCAAGGAGATATGATCG ACAGTATTGAAGCGAATGTGGAGAGCGCAGAGGTGCACGTGGAGAGGGGAGCGGAACAGTTACAGCGGGCATCGTACTATCAG CAAAAGTCTCGTAAAAAGATCTGCATTCTGGCTATTGTCCTGTCCTTGGTCGGCGTAGCTTTGGGCTTAATCATCTGGCAAACCACGAGATGA